One window of the Sporichthya brevicatena genome contains the following:
- a CDS encoding hemerythrin domain-containing protein, whose product MSDSPPDTGHPSGDADSLDITSLILDDHNTFRRAFAALDDVQGPDVDPAGREQRLAEVWQPLADLLDVHAVAEEQIFYPALLRKGDEGVPETVDAIGDHNDIRDPIREAAQYRVGSTEWWDAVNRARAANTHHMGEEEDEALADFRRNSTRAQRADLGRRFADFKASHTVDDLDTSDQDPQRYVAEHLPGPPDVSLRIGSLR is encoded by the coding sequence GTGAGTGACTCCCCACCCGACACCGGACACCCCAGCGGTGATGCCGACAGCCTCGACATCACGTCGCTGATCCTCGACGACCACAACACGTTCCGGCGTGCCTTCGCGGCGCTGGACGATGTGCAGGGTCCCGACGTCGACCCCGCCGGACGGGAGCAGCGCCTGGCCGAGGTGTGGCAGCCTCTCGCGGACCTGCTCGACGTCCACGCCGTCGCCGAGGAGCAGATCTTCTACCCCGCCCTGCTGCGCAAGGGCGACGAGGGCGTGCCCGAGACCGTCGACGCGATCGGCGACCACAACGACATCCGCGACCCGATCCGCGAGGCCGCGCAGTACCGCGTCGGCAGCACCGAGTGGTGGGACGCGGTCAACCGGGCGCGGGCGGCGAACACGCATCACATGGGCGAGGAGGAGGACGAGGCCCTCGCCGACTTCCGGCGGAACTCGACCCGCGCCCAGCGCGCCGACCTCGGCCGCCGCTTCGCCGACTTCAAGGCCTCGCACACGGTCGACGACCTCGACACCTCCGACCAGGACCCCCAGCGCTACGTGGCCGAGCACCTGCCCGGCCCGCCCGACGTCTCCCTGCGGATTGGCAGCCTTCGATGA
- a CDS encoding helix-turn-helix domain-containing protein, with protein sequence MILLRRLLGDVLRQRRQDQGRTLREVSTEARVSLGYLSEVERGQKEASSELLAAICDALGVRMSDLMREVSDSLAAAELATTANVRSLESVSLESVSAPVAGGRPEVVAAA encoded by the coding sequence GTGATCCTCCTTCGTCGCCTACTCGGGGACGTTCTGCGGCAGCGCCGGCAGGACCAGGGCCGGACCCTGCGTGAGGTCTCCACGGAAGCCCGGGTGTCCCTGGGCTACCTCTCCGAGGTCGAGCGGGGCCAGAAGGAGGCCTCGTCCGAGCTGCTCGCCGCGATCTGCGACGCCCTCGGAGTGCGGATGTCCGACCTCATGCGCGAGGTCAGCGACTCGCTCGCGGCCGCCGAGCTGGCCACCACGGCGAACGTCCGCTCGCTGGAGTCCGTGTCGCTGGAATCCGTCTCCGCGCCCGTCGCCGGCGGTCGTCCCGAGGTCGTCGCCGCGGCGTGA
- a CDS encoding hemerythrin domain-containing protein, protein MNSARQPADDLVDITDLILTEHDAFRRGFAALDKVLGPDVEPSQHARRLSEVWLPLAAHLERHAAAEEEVVFPALLRFGNNAEHETLDAVGDHNDIRDAVREAAQHPAGSPDWWKAVDRARAENSHHMTEEEDEALPDLRRHTTREQRLEIGLAFLSAMARLRDRPPTGNTDPREFLARHRQRGSAEPLRRS, encoded by the coding sequence GTGAACAGTGCCCGCCAGCCTGCTGACGACCTGGTCGACATCACCGATCTGATCCTCACCGAGCACGACGCGTTCCGCCGCGGCTTCGCGGCGCTCGACAAGGTGCTGGGGCCGGACGTCGAGCCGTCCCAGCACGCCCGTCGCCTGTCCGAGGTCTGGCTCCCCCTGGCCGCGCACCTGGAGCGGCACGCCGCCGCCGAGGAGGAGGTCGTCTTCCCGGCCCTGCTGCGATTCGGGAACAACGCCGAGCACGAGACGCTCGACGCCGTCGGCGACCACAACGACATCCGTGACGCCGTGCGCGAAGCCGCGCAGCACCCGGCCGGCAGCCCGGACTGGTGGAAGGCCGTGGACCGGGCCCGGGCCGAGAACTCACACCACATGACCGAGGAGGAGGACGAGGCGCTGCCCGACCTGCGCCGTCACACGACGCGCGAGCAGCGCCTCGAGATCGGTCTCGCCTTCCTCTCGGCCATGGCGCGGCTGCGGGACCGCCCGCCGACGGGGAACACCGACCCGCGCGAGTTCCTGGCCCGGCACCGACAGCGCGGCAGCGCCGAACCCCTCCGCCGCAGCTGA
- a CDS encoding family 1 encapsulin nanocompartment shell protein: protein MTDHLLRNLAPIPDTAWKLIDDEAKERLTPKLAARRLVDWQGPKGWGHSATNLGRVRRLAPAGDAARGEEVEQRVVLPVTEFRVPFTVQRAEVFDAARGAVDIDLDDLARAAARAAECENTAVLHGWETAGIVGITEASTHDPLPLGEDAMRYPHAVAVAVDRLRCAGIEGPYALAIAPAGYTRIVETTEHGGHPLLDHLRQILGGDVIWAPGVEGAVVLSRRGGDFVLDVGQDLAVGYRSHDADTVELYLEESFSFRVIEPDAAVALR, encoded by the coding sequence ATGACCGACCATCTCCTCCGGAACCTCGCGCCGATCCCGGACACCGCCTGGAAACTGATCGACGACGAGGCCAAGGAACGTCTCACCCCGAAGCTCGCGGCCCGCCGCCTCGTCGACTGGCAGGGCCCGAAGGGCTGGGGTCACTCGGCGACCAACCTCGGTCGCGTGCGCCGGCTCGCCCCCGCGGGCGACGCCGCCCGGGGCGAGGAGGTCGAGCAGCGTGTGGTGCTGCCGGTGACCGAGTTCCGGGTGCCGTTCACCGTTCAGCGCGCCGAGGTCTTCGACGCCGCCCGCGGCGCCGTCGACATCGACCTCGACGACCTGGCGCGTGCGGCCGCCCGCGCCGCGGAGTGCGAGAACACCGCCGTCCTGCACGGCTGGGAGACCGCCGGCATCGTCGGCATCACCGAGGCGAGCACGCACGACCCGCTCCCACTGGGCGAGGACGCGATGCGGTACCCGCACGCCGTGGCCGTCGCGGTGGACCGTCTGCGGTGCGCCGGCATCGAGGGCCCGTACGCCCTCGCGATCGCCCCGGCCGGCTACACCCGGATCGTCGAGACCACCGAGCACGGCGGGCACCCGCTGCTGGACCACCTGCGCCAGATCCTCGGCGGGGACGTCATCTGGGCGCCCGGGGTGGAGGGCGCCGTGGTCCTCTCCCGACGCGGCGGGGACTTCGTCCTCGACGTGGGCCAGGACCTCGCCGTCGGCTACCGCTCCCACGACGCGGACACCGTCGAGCTCTACCTGGAGGAGAGCTTCTCCTTCCGCGTCATCGAGCCCGACGCGGCCGTCGCCCTGCGCTGA
- a CDS encoding class II aldolase/adducin family protein: MTATETTTEQVPTNAATTDVHGNPLSVARPPSFATPAEERAHRKAKLAAAFRMFSRAGLDEGVAGHITVRDPEAPDTFWVNPFGMHFSQIRSSDLVRVNEDGRVVEGDRMVNGAAVAIHCAVHAARPDVLAAAHAHGPAGKTLSSLEMSIEMLTQDACAFYDDIGVYDDFTGVVLDSEEGLRIAAALGTRKAVILRNHGMLTVGTSVDSAAWWFLTLERTAQCQLNAYAAAAGLGRPPRQISPEAAKQTYGVVGYEFAGWFQFQPIWERISREQPDIFD; the protein is encoded by the coding sequence GTGACGGCCACCGAGACCACGACCGAGCAGGTTCCGACCAACGCCGCGACGACCGACGTCCACGGCAACCCGCTCTCCGTCGCGCGGCCGCCGAGCTTCGCGACGCCGGCGGAGGAGCGCGCGCACCGCAAGGCGAAGCTCGCGGCGGCGTTCCGGATGTTCTCCCGCGCGGGGCTCGACGAGGGTGTTGCCGGGCACATCACCGTCCGCGACCCCGAGGCCCCGGACACGTTCTGGGTGAACCCGTTCGGGATGCACTTCTCGCAGATCCGCAGCTCGGACCTGGTGCGGGTCAACGAGGACGGTCGGGTGGTCGAGGGCGACCGGATGGTCAACGGCGCCGCGGTCGCGATCCACTGCGCCGTGCACGCCGCGCGGCCGGACGTCCTCGCCGCGGCGCACGCCCACGGCCCGGCGGGCAAGACGCTGTCGTCGCTGGAGATGTCGATCGAGATGCTCACGCAGGACGCCTGCGCGTTCTACGACGACATCGGGGTCTACGACGACTTCACCGGCGTGGTGCTCGACTCCGAGGAGGGGCTACGCATCGCCGCGGCCCTCGGGACGCGCAAGGCCGTCATCCTCCGCAACCACGGGATGCTGACCGTCGGCACCAGCGTCGACAGCGCGGCGTGGTGGTTCCTCACGCTCGAGCGAACTGCGCAGTGCCAGCTCAACGCCTACGCCGCCGCCGCGGGCCTCGGGCGGCCACCGCGCCAGATCTCGCCGGAGGCGGCCAAACAGACCTACGGCGTCGTGGGGTACGAGTTCGCCGGGTGGTTCCAGTTCCAGCCGATCTGGGAACGCATCTCCCGCGAGCAGCCGGACATCTTCGACTGA
- a CDS encoding VOC family protein, translating into MALATWKDFCIDAVDAHRLGAFYAAALGLELELEETDAVLRGPTPAHTVWINQVPEGRTAKNRVHLDVHTGDVAELVTLGATVVNDTDFRWTVLLDPEGQEFCAFVRDDPPAGKLYEICVDTTPGPATEAIARWWANVFGVEPKTEDGQDWWWLGDVPGLPCAGFCFVDVPEPKTVKNRVHWDVVGDTAALLAAGATLVLPQGDGRRWDVLADPDGNEFCVFAQG; encoded by the coding sequence ATGGCGCTCGCGACCTGGAAGGACTTCTGCATCGACGCCGTGGACGCCCACCGCCTCGGTGCGTTCTACGCAGCTGCGCTCGGGCTCGAGCTGGAGCTGGAGGAGACCGACGCGGTCCTGCGCGGTCCCACCCCGGCGCACACGGTCTGGATCAACCAGGTCCCGGAGGGCCGGACGGCCAAGAACCGCGTGCACCTGGACGTCCACACCGGCGACGTCGCCGAACTCGTCACCCTCGGCGCGACGGTCGTGAACGACACGGACTTCCGCTGGACGGTGCTGCTCGACCCGGAGGGGCAGGAGTTCTGCGCGTTCGTCCGCGACGACCCGCCGGCCGGCAAGCTCTACGAGATCTGCGTCGACACCACGCCCGGCCCGGCGACCGAGGCCATCGCGCGCTGGTGGGCGAACGTCTTCGGCGTCGAGCCGAAGACCGAGGACGGGCAGGACTGGTGGTGGCTCGGCGACGTCCCCGGCCTGCCCTGCGCGGGGTTCTGCTTCGTCGACGTCCCCGAGCCGAAGACGGTCAAGAACCGGGTCCACTGGGACGTCGTCGGCGACACCGCGGCGCTCCTCGCCGCCGGCGCCACGCTGGTCCTGCCCCAGGGCGACGGCCGCCGCTGGGACGTCCTGGCCGACCCCGACGGGAACGAGTTCTGCGTGTTCGCGCAGGGTTGA
- a CDS encoding DNA starvation/stationary phase protection protein: MSYAIASSLPDQARKTVGEALQETLVDLIDLSLLAKQAHWNLIGPRFRPLHLQLDEVVTTARNYTDLVAERLAAVGISPDGRSATVARETGLPQLAGGWLKDDALVPRVVELHTALIDRVRTRLPEVGEADPVSEDLLIQLLAELEKSAWMWQAENAS, translated from the coding sequence ATGTCGTACGCCATTGCCAGTTCCCTGCCGGACCAGGCCCGCAAGACCGTGGGTGAGGCCCTGCAGGAGACCCTCGTCGACCTGATCGACCTCTCGCTGCTCGCGAAGCAGGCGCACTGGAACCTGATCGGTCCGCGCTTCCGTCCGCTGCACCTCCAACTCGACGAGGTCGTCACGACCGCACGCAACTACACCGACCTCGTCGCCGAGCGGCTCGCCGCCGTCGGCATCTCGCCCGACGGACGGTCCGCCACCGTCGCGCGGGAGACCGGCCTGCCCCAGCTGGCCGGGGGCTGGCTCAAGGACGACGCGCTCGTGCCGCGGGTCGTGGAGCTCCACACCGCGCTGATCGACCGCGTCCGCACGCGGCTGCCCGAGGTCGGCGAGGCCGACCCGGTCAGCGAGGACCTGCTGATCCAGTTGCTCGCCGAGCTCGAGAAGTCCGCCTGGATGTGGCAGGCCGAGAACGCCTCCTGA